In Aspergillus luchuensis IFO 4308 DNA, chromosome 1, nearly complete sequence, the following are encoded in one genomic region:
- the ERG9_1 gene encoding bifunctional farnesyl-diphosphate farnesyltransferase/squalene synthase (COG:I;~EggNog:ENOG410PFJU;~InterPro:IPR002060,IPR006449,IPR008949,IPR033904;~PFAM:PF00494;~antiSMASH:Cluster_1.14;~go_component: GO:0016021 - integral component of membrane [Evidence IEA];~go_function: GO:0004310 - farnesyl-diphosphate farnesyltransferase activity [Evidence IEA];~go_function: GO:0016740 - transferase activity [Evidence IEA];~go_function: GO:0051996 - squalene synthase activity [Evidence IEA];~go_process: GO:0008610 - lipid biosynthetic process [Evidence IEA];~go_process: GO:0009058 - biosynthetic process [Evidence IEA]), with protein MESISNALYYVFHSFHLTNVLQWMTQHNPNHRSNIISESESRQACFNFLDQTSRSFSVIIKELHSELLVPICIFYLVLRGLDTIEDDPSIPVKAKEALLRGFENILMKDGWTYDGNRPEEKDRELLVHFHHVIKEYKALKPTYKHIIKDITKIMGNGMADFCHKVTLGRPDNTSVMTIAEYELYCYYVAGCVGEGLTRFFIEARLCNSSLLDNPTLPRSMSLFLQKTNIIRDVSEDHEDNRRFWPRQIWSKYVSNFADLFKPENREAAIECSSEMILNALEHVKECLIYLAGLNEQSIFNFCVVPQCMAIATLELCFSNPALFERNVNIKISRGDACQLMLECTQGLPGLCRFVSRYARCIKAKSSPNATKLFEINKICGTIEEAAKTLIQSQEG; from the exons ATGGAATCAATTAGCAATGCTCTTTACTATGTGTttcattcatttcatttGACGAATGTTCTGCAATG GATGACCCAACACAACCCAAATCATCGATCCAATATCATAAGTGAAAGCGAATCTCGGCAGGCTTGTTTCAACTTTCTTGATCAAACCAGCCGGAGCTTCAGCGTTATCATTAAGGAGCTCCACTCCGAACTGCTCGTCCCGATTTGTATCTTCTACCTTGTCCTCCGCGGTCTCGACACCATAGAAGACGACCCTTCTATTCCTGTAAAGGCCAAGGAGGCCTTGCTTCGTGGTTTCGAGAATATACTAATGAAGGACGGGTGGACATACGATGGCAACCGTCCCGAAGAGAAGGACCGCGAACTGCTTGTTCACTTCCATCACGTTATCAAAGAGTATAAAGCTTTGAAGCCAACCTACAAACACATTATCAAGGACATCACTAAAATAATGGGTAACGGAATGGCCGACTTCTGCCACAAGGTTACCCTAGGCCGTCCAGATAATACCAGCGTCATGACTATAGCAGAGTATGAGCTGTACTGCTATTATGTTGCCGGCTGTGTCGGTGAGGGTCTTACCCGCTTCTTCATCGAAGCGCGACTTTGCAACTCGTCATTACTCGACAACCCAACTTTACCTCGGTCAATGAGTCTCTTTCTGCAGAAGACCAACATCATCCGCGACGTCAGTGAAGATCACGAAGACAATCGTCGGTTCTGGCCCCGTCAGATATGGTCTAAGTACGTCAGCAACTTTGCAGATTTGTTCAAGCCAGAGAATCGTGAGGCGGCCATAGAGTGCAGTTCTGAGATGATTCTCAACGCACTTGAGCATGTCAAGGAATGTCTCATTTATCTGGCTGGGTTGAATGAGCAGAGCATCTTCAATTTCTGCGTTGTGCCTCAGTGCATGGCTATTGCGACACTGGAACTATGCTTCAGCAATCCCGCTCTGTTTGAACGGAATGTCAACATCAAGATCAGCAGGGGCGATGCGTGTCAGTTAATGCTCGAGTGCACACAAGGCTTGCCGGGGCTATGTCGTTTCGTCAGTCGATATGCACGATGTATCAAAGCCAAAAGCTCTCCAAATGCTACCAAGCTGTTCGAGATTAACAAGATTTGCGGCACG ATCGAAGAAGCTGCCAAAACTCTAATTCAATCTCAAGAAGGGTAA
- a CDS encoding Zn(II)2Cys6 transcription factor (COG:S;~EggNog:ENOG410PN18;~InterPro:IPR001138,IPR036864;~antiSMASH:Cluster_1.14;~go_function: GO:0000981 - DNA-binding transcription factor activity, RNA polymerase II-specific [Evidence IEA];~go_function: GO:0008270 - zinc ion binding [Evidence IEA];~go_process: GO:0006355 - regulation of transcription, DNA-templated [Evidence IEA]), whose protein sequence is MEKTARNNGKPAAYGRACVNCARVKRKCMLRANGDGCERCFRLQVECNPSPTVRRSGWRPNGSQAARLEQKLDGLVSLLKARQGSLEPEETASSSGSFISAPSRASVPADRGSHAQPLVGDLDRVATDQGDKYSANTSQSWSLFPHSHSDVLDPSSRDAKQHFKVFFSHYTEFLPLLYLENGSTSEKLYRESPFLWLCIMAVTSTDAKEQISLAKTVREVAAREVIVEGKCTMDLLHGLLCFIGWGHFRFSMGSLLTILSQLCTALTVDLQLRSRHCGEGNLIHMFPRPLASQIQGATDRFQPRSIAIARTALACYFLTSCVATFQTVGESLAWSPYLEECLKMLQGSKCVRGDELLVHMIKLQRITSKVTDVRMQLRDNDSEQSTRLIYPYIFALNAQLDETKGQLPPHLATNKMLEAMSLHTEICINDLIFTRLGHSPLLTDTSSMEALLNCLNAAKRAVDIMFNFEPTEYTYFPFFLWRQFRTVILTLIRLASFEDPAWDVNMVRRTVDIASILDKTAENLSNVPTNVDDGITDHENVVSKSLAWVNKMRSCLLAIYGQSTDAQAPTSELQSSMGIPGMETLLHRQPSQEEASTIDIFSSLDHELFGDDVFGWWPPLYSGNGL, encoded by the exons ATGGAAAAGACAGCACGTAATAATGGAAAACCGGCCGCATACGGCCGAGCATGCGTCAACTGTGCTCGCGTCAAACGCAAATGCATGCTGCGAGCCAATGGAGATGGATGTGAAAG ATGCTTTCGGCTCCAAGTAGAATGTAACCCTTCTCCTACCGTCCGCAGGAGTGGCTGGAGACCCAACGGCTCTCAAGCTGCTCGTCTGGAGCAGAAGTTAGACGGGCTCGTTTCATTATTGAAAGCTCGCCAGGGTAGCCTTGAACCCGAAGAAACTGCTTCGTCATCAGGGTCCTTTATATCAGCTCCCTCTCGCGCTTCAGTGCCTGCAGATCGTGGGTCGCATGCACAACCGCTTGTTGGTGATCTTGACAGAGTAGCTACAGATCAAGGCGACAAATATTCGGCTAATACCTCACAAAGCTGGAGCCTATTCCCACACAGCCATTCCGACGTTCTCGATCCATCGTCTCGCGATGCAAAACAACATTTCAAAGTATTCTTCAGTCACTATACCGaatttctccctcttctatACCTTGAGAATGGGTCGACCTCAGAAAAGCTGTACCGAGAGTCACCATTCCTCTGGCTATGTATAATGGCTGTGACATCTACAGATGCAAAAGAACAGATCAGTCTAGCAAAGACGGTTCGAGAGGTTGCCGCTCGTGAGGTAATCGTAGAAGGCAAATGTACCATGGATCTGTTGCACGGTCTCCTGTGTTTCATCGGCTG GGGACACTTTCGCTTCTCTATGGGATCACTTCTTACTATTTTGTCTCAGCTGTGCACTGCTTTGACGGTCGATCTGCAACTTCGAAGCCGGCATTGCGGAGAGGGTAATCTAATTCATATGTTTCCTCGACCGCTTGCATCTCAGATTCAGGGAGCTACAGACAGGTTCCAGCCGAGGAGCATCGCAATTGCACGGACGGCATTGGCTTGCTACTTTCTCACATCATG CGTTGCAACGTTTCAAACAGTTGGGGAGAGCTTGGCATGGTCACCATACCTCGAAGAGTGTCTGAAAATGTTACAAGGCTCAAAATGTGTTCGGGGCGACGAGCTGCTGGTGCACATGATCAAGCTTCAGCGCATAACGAGCAAGGTCACTGATGTCCGTATGCAACTAAGAGATAACGACAGCGAACAAAGTACGCGTCTTATTTATCCATACATATTTGCCCTCAACGCTCAACTAGACGAGACGAAAGGGCAATTGCCCCCTCACCTGGCCACGAATA AGATGCTGGAAGCGATGTCCCTGCACACAGAAATCTGCATCAATGACCTTATCTTTACGCGCCTTGGGCATTCCCCTCTTCTAACTGATACCAGCAGCATGGAGGCCCTTCTTAATTGCCTCAATGCGGCGAAACGCGCAGTGGATATCATGTTCAACTTCGAGCCAACCGAGTATACAtacttccccttctttctgtgGAGGCAATTCCGAACCGTAATTTTGACCCTCATTCGACTCGCATCCTTCGAAGATCCGGCGTGGGACGTGAATATGGTTCGACGAACTGTAGACATTGCGTCTATTCTTGACAAGACTGCTGAGAACCTAAGCAATGTACCAACCAACGTGGATGATGGTATCACTGACCACGAAAATGTGGTTTCGAAATCATTAGCCTGGGTGAACAAGATGAGGTCTTGCTTACTCGCAATTTATGGCCAGTCAACAGATGCCCAGGCCCCAACCTCTGAACTTCAGAGCTCAATGGGCATACCAGGCATGGAAACGTTGCTACATAGGCAGCCATCCCAGGAAGAGGCTTCAACCATAGACATATTCTCATCACTCGATCATGAACTCTTTGGCGACGATGTTTTTGGGTGGTGGCCGCCCTTATATTCGGGGAATGGGCTATAA
- a CDS encoding uncharacterized protein (COG:S;~EggNog:ENOG410PY07;~antiSMASH:Cluster_1.15) produces MMLLVNSKTKEQVETMLDYPVLKTHAHETLNLMRQMRLSPHYTIGQIFKEFCQPKCRTCPNFGPFLYIPTMQRCCYECNLYNKSYGLGSVKKICYYFGIEKGDLNDIQLVHNIWLHDPHDCMANISQCKNLVSKLYGPEEAEILDTTVHIIEGEGVYLSEVEPTPYQRHGIPGGGCFWSERKRNRMKFMATVPFPYWDKRAQATDAGVYCTACAYFWRETVLSDGRGPWGCEEPCPLGWESSFRAYREADLPQHVETCLSVHAVEMNPELRPHDGN; encoded by the coding sequence ATGATGCTCCTAGTCAACAGCAAGACTAAGGAGCAGGTGGAAACCATGCTGGATTACCCCGTCCTCAAAACCCATGCGCACGAGACTCTCAATTTGATGCGCCAGATGAGACTTTCTCCACACTACACCATTGGACAGATCTTTAAGGAATTCTGTCAGCCTAAGTGCAGAACGTGCCCAAATTTTGGGCCGTTCCTCTACATTCCAACTATGCAAAGATGTTGCTATGAATGCAACTTATACAATAAGTCGTACGGACTGGGATCTGTCAAGAAAATCTGCTACTACTTCGGAATTGAGAAAGGGGACCTGAACGACATCCAACTTGTCCACAATATTTGGCTTCATGACCCCCACGACTGCATGGCAAACATCTCGCAGTGCAAGAACCTTGTATCCAAGCTTTATGGGccggaggaggcagagatACTAGACACAACTGTCCATATaatcgaaggagaaggtgtcTATTTATCTGAAGTTGAACCGACGCCATACCAACGGCACGGGATTCCTGGGGGCGGATGTTTCTGGAGCGAGAGGAAAAGGAATCGCATGAAGTTCATGGCCACGGTGCCGTTCCCCTACTGGGACAAGCGGGCACAGGCTACAGATGCAGGAGTCTACTGTACCGCTTGCGCTTACTTCTGGAGAGAGACGGTACTATCCGATGGGCGTGGGCCTTGGGGCTGCGAAGAACCTTGCCCATTAGGCTGGGAATCTTCCTTTCGAGCCTATCGAGAGGCCGATTTACCTCAGCATGTTGAGACGTGTCTAAGCGTCCACGCAGTGGAGATGAACCCTGAGCTGCGTCCTCATGATGGTAACTAG
- a CDS encoding uncharacterized protein (COG:S;~EggNog:ENOG410PH4N;~InterPro:IPR036249,IPR036282,IPR010987,IPR004045;~PFAM:PF13409,PF13417;~antiSMASH:Cluster_1.14;~go_function: GO:0005515 - protein binding [Evidence IEA];~go_process: GO:0006749 - glutathione metabolic process [Evidence IEA]): MTSPPSTMATTTTTSNPTPTMTFYDIAMRPPVTRNAAAVNPWKARLALNFKNAPYSTTWVKLPEVSKVRRSLNLPACRKFADGSDFYTLPILSDPTTNSLIGDSFDIAVYLQKTYPASGDGDLFPPQNLDYELKEELKVLVPLSERNDTEYADYARFNNNVDAAFSVHTLLMVQKMPFDPETAEESKAEFVRRAGFKSWDDFALDGEKREQVLSSFRDMLGDLAKMFERDTSGPFLLGQRPSHADFIVGGWLRMSRVTLPSTEWEQLRGWHGGVFGRLHDALDVYAEVK, translated from the coding sequence ATGAcctccccaccatccacaatggcaaccacaaccaccacctccaaccccaccccaACAATGACCTTCTACGACATCGCCATGCGGCCCCCAGTAACCCGCAACGCCGCTGCGGTAAACCCCTGGAAAGCGCGCCTGGCCCTTAACTTCAAAAACGCCCCCTACTCCACAACGTGGGTCAAGCTCCCCGAAGTATCCAAAGTCCGCCGCAGCCTGAACCTCCCCGCATGTCGCAAATTCGCCGACGGTAGCGACTTCtacaccctccccatcctctccgaccCTACCACAAACTCCCTCATCGGCGACTCCTTTGATATCGCCGTCTACCTACAAAAGACCTATCCCGCTTCTGGAGACGGGGATCTCTTCCCTCCACAGAACCTGGATTACGAGCTGAAAGAGGAGCTGAAGGTGCTGGTACCGCTATCGGAGCGAAACGATACCGAGTATGCGGATTACGCAAGGTTCAATAATAATGTCGACGCGGCGTTTAGTGTGCACACTTTGTTGATGGTGCAGAAGATGCCGTTTGATCCGgagacggcggaggagagtAAGGCGGAGTTTGTTCGGCGGGCGGGGTTTAAGTCGTGGGATGATTTTGCTCTTGacggggagaagagggagcaGGTGTTGAGTTCGTTCCGGGATATGCTTGGGGACTTGGCGAAGATGTTTGAGAGGGACACTAGTGGGCCGTTTTTGCTGGGGCAGAGGCCTAGTCATGCCGACTTTattgtgggtgggtggttgaggatgtcGAGGGTTACGTTGCCGTCGACGGAGTGGGAGCAGTTGAGGGGGTGGCATGGAGGTGTTTTTGGGAGGTTGCACGATGCGTTGGATGTTTATGCTGAGGTAAAATAG
- a CDS encoding cytochrome P450 (COG:Q;~EggNog:ENOG410PK2P;~InterPro:IPR001128,IPR002401,IPR036396;~PFAM:PF00067;~SECRETED:SignalP(1-21);~SMCOG1034:cytochrome P450;~TransMembrane:1 (o12-37i);~antiSMASH:Cluster_1.14;~go_function: GO:0005506 - iron ion binding [Evidence IEA];~go_function: GO:0016705 - oxidoreductase activity, acting on paired donors, with incorporation or reduction of molecular oxygen [Evidence IEA];~go_function: GO:0020037 - heme binding [Evidence IEA];~go_process: GO:0055114 - oxidation-reduction process [Evidence IEA]), protein MVEARDIKFTPMASINIILTICLPFVSLAVYGLHALYQHRSKINRLRKQGVRMPAGWSWLTGHMLVLSDYVNSLPDDANVVLATQELASEYTDTEIFLLDVWPMSPAQYIVFYPEAASQATNKLNLPKTVIQPRFMQPITGGPSMISMGNAEWKAWRSIFNPGFSAGSMQDLLPEVIKSVGVFCDKLHEKVNAGKFFALDDLTTRLTMDVILKVTLDADLDHQNSDNIIATALGQITKWHSFWDPRIRAHPLRPIVQGYYGRVVNQCIRKALHERFSEMKQAKRDDLPRSKRAKSILTLALEAYLESKNEGITDSTQLDDGFAEYVTYQIRLFLFAGTDTTSSSIAYVYHMLSKHPEALAQVRQEHDRIFGPDPSAVVQLLREQPSLLNQCSYTMAVIKETLRLYSPAGTMRQGADGLSLTDRHGNHYPLADDISVTILHQATHLNPRVWPRAREFLPERWLVDPGHELYPDPAAYRPFEQGPRNCIGQTLVYNEMRTVLVMTARTFDIKPAYDELDAMKAKQRGWFDHIAESLGFQNKKPKLLHGERAYQSEKAGTHPVDGYPCRVTLVA, encoded by the exons ATGGTGGAAGCGAGGGACATCAAGTTTACACCAATGGCTTCCATCAACATTATTCTGACTATTTGCCTACCGTTTGTAAGCCTCGCCGTGTATGGACTCCATGCGCTCTACCAACACCGGTCTAAAATCAACCGCCTCCGCAAACAAGGAGTG CGCATGCCAGCAGGATGGAGTTGGCTAACTGGCCACATGCTGGTTCTTTCGGACTATGTTAATAGTCTACCTGACGATGCCAATGTTGTGCTTGCGACGCAAGAGTTAGCGTCGGAATATACTGACACGGAGATCTTTCTATTGGATGTCTGGCCTATGTCCCCCGCACAGTATATAGTCTTCTATCCCGAAGCGGCATCACAGGCGACAAATAAATTAAACCTGCCCAAAACAGTCATACAGCCTCGATTCATGCAACCGATTACTGGCGGGCCTAGTATGATATCTATGGGAAATGCTGAGTGGAAGGCCTGGAGATCAATCTTTAATCCGGGATTCAGTGCTGGTAGCATGCAGGATCTCCTTCCCGAAGTTATCAAGTCGGTTGGTGTATTCTGTGATAAGTTGCACGAGAAAGTCAATGCTGGGAAATTCTTCGCCTTAGATGACCTGACCACCAGATTAACCATGGATGTCATTCTGAAAGTGACGCT CGACGCGGACCTTGATCATCAGAATTCCGACAACATCATTGCAACTGCTCTTGGCCAAATTACCAAATGGCATTCTTTTTGGGACCCTCGCATACGAGCACACCCACTTCGGCCTATTGTTCAGGGATATTACGGTCGCGTTGTGAATCAATGCATTCGTAAAGCACTGCATGAGCGATTCTCCGAGATGAAGCAAGCCAAACGGGATGATTTGCCTCGTTCTAAGCGAGCCAAATCCATCCTTACTCTAGCCTTGGAAGCATATCTAGAGAGTAAAAACGAAGGAATCACTGACTCTACACAGTTAGACGACGGCTTCGCAGAATATGTGACCTATCAGATTCGATTGTTCCTCTTTGCCGGGACTGATACCACTTCAAGCAGTATCGCTTACGTGTATCACATGTTATCTAAGCACCCTGAGGCTTTGGCTCAAGTGCGGCAAGAACATGACCGCATATTTGGGCCAGATCCTTCAGCTGTGGTGCAGCTACTCCGCGAACAACCTTCCTTGCTCAATCAATGCTCATATACAATGGCAGTTATCAAAGAGACCCTTCGGCTCTACTCCCCCGCAGGCACTATGCGTCAAGGCGCAGATGGCTTGTCACTTACCGACAGACACGGCAACCATTACCCCTTGGCAGACGATATCAGCGTCACCATCTTACACCAGGCGACGCATCTCAACCCAAGGGTATGGCCACGAGCGAGAGAGTTTCTCCCAGAGCGGTGGCTTGTTGACCCAGGCCACGAGCTTTACCCCGACCCGGCAGCCTATCGTCCGTTTGAGCAGGGACCGCGCAACTGTATTGGCCAGACTCTTGTTTACAACGAGATGCGGACAGTCTTGGTGATGACCGCCCGGACATTCGATATCAAGCCAGCCTACGATGAATTGGATGCGATGAAGGCGAAACAGAGGGGCTGGTTTGATCACATTGCTGAGTCTCTAGGCTTTCAGAACAAGAAGCCTAAGCTGCTGCACGGCGAAAGAGCATATCAGTCTGAGAAAGCTGGCACTCATCCAGTAGATGGATATCCGTGCCGTGTAACTCTGGTGGCTTAA
- a CDS encoding putative secondary metabolism biosynthetic enzyme (COG:Q;~EggNog:ENOG410PUEQ;~InterPro:IPR036291,IPR002347;~PFAM:PF08659,PF00106,PF13561;~SMCOG1001:short-chain dehydrogenase/reductase SDR;~antiSMASH:Cluster_1.14;~go_process: GO:0055114 - oxidation-reduction process [Evidence IEA]), translating to MASKDLPPSTAPFFPNVFFYNQFCAKPNWPPSTTNLSGQVAIITGGNSGLGYECAFQLLSLQLSHLILAVRSPQKGEAAAAKLRAVNPTSTIDVWPLDMSSYVSIQSFAKRVENHLPRLDIAILNAGVRQAQFTTNPNTGHEETIQVNYLSTMFLAILLLPSLKKKSPRGVSGRLTIVSAALSLLPSLPDVKDAPLLKLFDRRDTFDVNSSYCMSKLLAHAFLYKLAEYVAADDVIVNLADPAFVKGTDLGRDSPAYAKAGLAVFGALTGRTVKVGASTYVDAAVLKGKESHGCFLMSWKIEPFNASLYTPEGKQSIEQLWQETMDELDFAGVRRILETL from the exons ATGGCCTCAAAGGACCTCCCCCCATCGACcgctcccttcttccccaatgTGTTCTTCTATAACCAATTCTGTGCCAAGCCCAACTGGCCGCCCTCAACCACAAACCTCTCTGGTCAAGTTGCCATAATCACTGGAGGAAACAGTGGACTGGGGTATGAGTGTGCATTCCAGCTTCTATCCCTTCAACTGAGCCACTTGATCCTCGCTGTTCGCTCTCCCCAAAAGGGGGAAGCCGCAGCAGCTAAGCTTCGAGCCGTTAATCCCACGTCAACAATAGATGTATGGCCACTTGACATGAGCTCATATGTCTCCATACAAAGCTTTGCAAAGCGGGTCGAAAaccatcttcctcgcctAGATATTGCTATCCTCAATGCTGGGGTGAGACAAGCCCAGTTCACCACCAATCCGAACACCGGCCACGAGGAAACAATCCAAGTCAACTATCTCTCAACCATGTTCTTAGCCATCCTACTTCTTCCcagcttgaagaagaaatctcCGAGGGGAGTGTCGGGCCGATTGACTATTGTCAGTGCGGCATTATCGCTTCTGCCAAGCTTACCTGACGTGAAGGATGCGCCACTTCTGAAGTTGTTCGACCGCCGAGATACATTTGACGTCAATAGCAGTTACTGCATGTCAAAACTTTTAGCTCATGCGTTTCTCTATAAGCTGGCTGAATATGTCGCCGCAGATGATGTGATTGTTAACCTTGCAGATCCAGCCTTCGTGAAAGGCACGGACCTGGGGCGAGATTCGCCTGCTTATGCGAAGGCTGGGTTGGCGGTATTTGGAGCATTGACAGGAAGGACAGTCAAAGTTGGTGCATCGACGTatgttgatgctgctgtacTAAAAGGGAAGGAGTCGCATGGGTGCTTTCTGATGAGTTGGAAGATTGAGCC GTTTAATGCATCGTTGTATACGCCCGAGGGGAAGCAATCTATTGAGCAGCTGTGGCAGGAGACGATGGATGAACTTGATTTTGCCGGTGTGCGAAGAATACTTGAGACTCTGTAG
- a CDS encoding uncharacterized protein (COG:S;~EggNog:ENOG410PTUB;~TransMembrane:7 (o31-52i64-86o116-141i153-177o201-226i238-260o272-292i);~antiSMASH:Cluster_1.14), whose protein sequence is MDISSLNLTSSQYSQTPPVIGDIGRITQRQYGIAVGIFFALAALSFLGRIFIRLFTRRRLYLDDAFLSFAFTTLLIGTVLGFLRAYTIYFQMAALEGNVDALLFLASHLEEHAKDYGFNIAFIVLLWTTVFSVKWCYLAFFHPLLVGMSRWFILYYRCTVGLSFISWILSAFVAPIVPCPYTGMKAISKCFPSLPVPNSTVLAMVWLPPILDALTDLMIISIPMRLLYKVQLRTLTKLGLGCFLCLSIFMCTCSIIRTAGTWYHGLLDYPWQVFWLHLEGCIGVTMGSITVYRSTLIGSNEVSTAFKKYFTRIKDAVLGLSSGTAEGPPAEENKTQTRQIRLPSIPQATITGLRTWFGLSRKDPAASNDGSGLTSFNSDIDYHTLLKAPKAVANQHQ, encoded by the exons ATGGACATCTCCTCGCTGAATCTCACGTCTAGTCAATATTCTCAGACCCCGCCGGTCATAGGTGATATCGGTCGGATTACCCAGCGGCAATATGGG ATAGCCGTTGGCATTTTCTTCGCGTTGGCAGCACTGTCGTTTCTTGgccgcatcttcatccgacTCTTCACCCGACGACGCCTCTATTTGGACGATGCGTTCCTTAGCTTTGCTTTTACCACGCTGCTGATAGGCACGGTCCTGGGCTTTCTCCGTGCATACACCATCTACTTTCAGATGGCAGCGTTGGAAGGGAATGTTGACGCACTTCTCTTTCTCGCCTCACATTTAGAAGAACATGCGAAAGATTATGGCTTTAATATTGCCTTTATAGTCCTTCTCTGGACCACAGTCTTTTCCGTCAAGTGGTGCTACCTGGCGTTCTTCCACCCTCTCCTGGTGGGGATGTCACGCTGGTTTATCCTTTATTACCGTTGCACTGTGGGGCTATCCTTTATTTCGTGGATTTTGAGCGCCTTTGTCGCACCGATCGTTCCTTGTCCGTATACAGGAATGAAGGCAATCT CAAAATGCTTCCCCTCCTTACCTGTGCCGAACAGCACGGTCCTCGCAATGGTCTGGCTTCCACCGATTTTGGATGCGCTCACTGACCTGATGA TCATTAGTATTCCAATGCGATTGCTCTACAAAGTGCAGTTACGAACCTTGACGAAATTAGGTCTTGGATGCTTCCTGTGTCTCTCGATCTTCATGTGCACATGCTCCATTATTCGCACCGCAGGCACGTGGTACCACGGACTTCTCGACTACCCATGGCAGGTATTCTGGCTTCATTTGGAGGGATGCATTGGAGTTACCATGGGATCCATCACCGTCTATCGGTCCACTTTGATCGGATCCAACGAGGTCTCAACTGCGTTCAAGAAATACTTCACCCGGATCAAGGACGCCGTGTTGGGTTTGTCGAGTGGCACAGCAGAGGGGCCTCCAGCGGAGGAGAACAAAACCCAGACACGTCAAATTAGGCTACCGTCTATTCCGCAAGCGACCATCACGGGGTTGCGAACGTGGTTTGGTCTCTCCAGGAAGGACCCTGCCGCGTCCAATGATGGCTCCGGGCTCACCAGCTTTAACAGCGATATCGATTACCATACTTTGTTGAAAGCTCCCAAGGCAGTGGCGAATCAACATCAATGA